The DNA region cctctccaaagcAAATCCTCCATATTCTTAGTCATGATTTGAGTCACATCCTTGAGGTTTTCATTGAGTTGGTCAAGTCGCGAATTAGGTGCGGCAGGGCCTCCCCCTTGAGTAAGGGAGCGTGAATCGCGGTACAGCCTGGTTGTCTTGCCAATGAATGTATCTACAAAAAAGGTGTTGGTTAGGTCATGTGAGATTATTTGGATGAGAAACCCACCGAAGCCCATAAACGCATACGGTCTAGTTGCCCCGTCGATCTTATCCCCATAGCTGCGCTGGAATTCTTTTGACAGCTCATCAAGGTATGAAAAGGCCAGCTTTCTCGGATAGGAGTTGTCGCATATACACATATAAATAACCTTGTCGACTATGAGGTAGCTAATAGGTACTTATGAGATGAGGCACTATGCGAGATGGGATGATGCTGTAAGGAAACACACGCACTGAAGGGTGTAAGCACCAGATTCAATGGAGCAAGCAGGCTCAGAGTTTGCATTGAGACGTCTGAATATAAGCTTTGATTGCTGCTTGTATTCCGTCAAAGCTTTCTCGGTCTAATGGCAGCCAAgtcagaagaagcagaggtACGATGTGGACACGAGGGAGGACTGACTGATTCGTCGTCTACACTAGCTGCGAGAGGGAGAGCGTCGTGAACCCTGAAGATTGTAGTTGACCGGACCATTCTACTGTGAGTGTGGGTTTTAGAACTGGCAGCTGGTGCTTGTGGGCAGGGCGAAGGTCCACGGTGAACTCGGTGATTCGTGCGAGACGGACATAACAGTGATGTATTATGTAAACAGTACATTGCATTACATAATATGCGGCCGGGTGCAAAAGTTTGTCTTGCCTTGTCTCTGCCCGAACTTGTACTGCAACGAACGTATCCTTGAATATCTatatccttctccaaaaaGCGACGGGCCCCTTCATCTTACTCGCTCGTCGCACACTATACACCATGGACATCTCGCACTCAATTCATTCCGAAGtatcctccctctctttttccttcctctccgcaGATGACATCAAAGCCATCTCGGTCAAAAAGGTTGACAACCCTATCTTGCTTGACAACCTCAATCTCCCTACCAGAGGTGGTCTGTATGACCCCAAACTTGGCCCCATGGGCTCTAGAGACCTGTGAGTTTGTCTGAACTGTACTGCATCATTTTTTGCTCATTTATCGTCTCGTAGGTGTGAAACATGTCACCTTTCATACTTTGCCTGTCCCGGTCATTTTGGCCACATTGAGCTCCCCACGCCAGTATATCACCCGTTATTTATGAACCAGTGCTATCACTTGTTGCGTGGCGTGTGTCTCTACTGCCATCATTTTAAAATGCCCGAGATTGTCGTAAGTCCAACTCTTCGTACATACTCCCTTCACAGTTCAGGGCTCATGTAAGTTAGGCCACTTCCTACGTTGCTCGTCTCCGTCTCTTGGACGCCGGCCTCCTGACGGAGTCACACGAAGTCGCTGCTCTTTTCGACAACGCTATTGGAAAATCTTCGCGCCACAGGGATAccgatgaagacgaggatgcgGAAGGTGACGTTGATATGGATGCCCCGGCTCCTCAGACCATTGAATCCGCAGCCGAGTTCATGGTTAGAATCGAGGCTTACGtttatcatcatctcaaaCTGGCCAAGCAAAATGCAGGAGGCAGCGACAGCAAAGTGGAGGACGGTTACAAAGACGGCCTCGTCTTTGAAGAACGGAAAAAGTTGCTGCACGAATTCGGGAAAAAGATCTGGAACAGGTGTACTCGATGTACCGCGTAAGTTGGACGCTTTCTGATCATGTCATTGTTCGCTGACACATCATAAGTTATGGTAACACCTTCCGTAAAGAAAAGGCCATTAAAATCATTGAGTACGATCTCACTCCAAAGCAAAAACTCGCCAATAAATTGTCCAATCTTCGTCGCCCCGATGTCTTGGCTGCTTCTGGCAAATATTCATCCAAGCAACGACGTTCGGAGGGTGATATCGACGAAGGTATCGAAATGGACAGCGACAAGTCCAGCGTTtctgaaggagaaggcgagtccttggatgaagaagaagaagaggagcaagacGTTGGGCAAACAGTGGCCAAAACTGCAAGTGGTCAAGTCAAGGGTACTCGAGGTCGTCACGAGCGTGTCATGTCTCCTGCGGAAGTCCGTGcccatcttcgtcttctttttgatAAGGAGCCCAGAATTTGTCGCTTGATCTATGGCAGACATGGCAACCCGGCAGCCCTTTCCTCCGTtgcccctccccctcttgCAGACATGTTTTTCATGGAAGTGGTCCCGGTCACTCCTACTCGTTTCCGACCTGCTGCCAGAATGGGTGACGAACTTTTTGAGAACAGCCAGAACTCTCTTCTCACGGCGGTTTTGAGTACCTGTCAACGAATTCAAAAGCTCAATCAAGATCTGATCAATCAAGCTAAGGCGGAGCGAGGCGAGCATGTCCTTGATGCCGTAGCTAAAGCCCAAGGCGGGCGGACGTTTGAGCTCTTGCTTGAGGCTTTAATCAAGCTCCAGCACGATGTTAACAGTTTTGTTGACAGCACTAAAAATCCGGCAGTCATGAGGCAGGGTAAGTTGCCACCACCTGGTGTCAAGCAGcttttggagaagaaggagggttTGTTCAGGAAACATATGATGGTAAGTGATTCCACCTGTTTCAAATGAGTATCGTATTAACATCATGCAGGGCAAGCGAGTCAACTATGCCGCCCGATCTGTCATATCTCCCGACATCAATATCGAAACCAACGAAATCGGTATCCCTCCTGTCTTCGCAAAGAAGCTCACGTATCCCGAACCTGTTACTCAACAGAATGTCGCTGAACTCCGTCAACTTGTAATCAATGGTCCTAAAATTCATCCTGGTGCAGCCCTTGTTCAGAACGAGGATGGTACCCAGATTTCTCTCGATAAATTGACTCTCGACCAAAGAATTTCTCTCGCTAACCAGCTGTTGACGCCTCAAGGGAGCGAAGACAACATTGGAGCCGCCAGTATTGGCCCAGCTGCTAAGAACAAAAAGGTGTACAGGCATATCAGGGACGGTGACATCGTCATTCTCAACCGACAACCAACTCTGCACAAGCCTTCAATGATGTGCCATCGCGTCAAAGTCCTGTTGGGAGAGAAAACGATCAGAATGCACTATGCCAACTGGTAAGGTTAACAGCATTTTTGAGTGACTCTATCTGACCTTGATTTAGTAATTCGTACAATGCGGATTTTGATGGCGACGAGATGAACATTCACTTCCCTCGTAagtttccttttccttaAATGATATGCCATTACTGACAACCTTATTCAGAAAACGAAGTCGCTAGAGCTGAAGCTCAGATGATCGCCAATACCGATAATCAATACTTGGTTCCCACATCTGGTGGTCCTCTTCGAGGTCTTATTCAAGACCACGTCGTGGCTGGTGTATGGATGTGCAACAaatcttcctttttcacACGAGAGCAATATTTCCAGCTCATTTATGGTGCCCTTCGTACCGAAAACAACTACACTGGTCGATCTCGCATAatcacccttcctcccgccatcttcaagcCCAAGCCCCTTTGGACCGGTAAACAGATCATGTCTACTATTCTCACCAACCTTACTCCTTCCAATGCTAAGGGTCTTAACCTCACTTCAAGGAACAAGGTGCAAAACAagctttggagaagagacgaCTCTTCTGATCCTGCGATGAGTGAGGAGAatgtcatcttccttgacgGTCATCTAGTCTGCGGTGTTCTCGACAAGTCACAATACGGTGCTTCCGGGTATGGTCTTGTGCACTCTGTGCATGAGCTGTATGGTCCATATATTGCCAACAGGCTGCTGGGCGTTTTATCTCGTCTTTTGACAAAGTACCTTCAACATGACGCTTTCTCATGTAGGATGGATGATTTGATTCTCACCGCTGAAGGCGAGAAAATCCGAAAGGATATCCTTGACAAGGCTTCCGGTGATGGCGCCATAGCGGCCATGAAGTACGTTGGCTTGCCTGAGGGGTCCAAGATTGAAGACCCCGATACTGCTAAGAACCTTGCCATACGATTAGAAGAAATTCTTCGAGATGATCACCTTATGGCAGGTCTTGATGCTGTCATGCAATCCGCTTTCAACAAGACTACCTCCAAGATTAACAACGACGTTTTGCCCGATCATCTTGTCCGACCTTTCCCCGACAACAACATGCAAATGATGACAATATCCGGTGCCAAGGGCTCCAAGGTCAACGCCTCTCAAATCTCTACATTGCTGGGTCAGCAAGCCCTTGAAGGTCGTCGTGTGCCTACAATGGTTTCCGGTAAAACCCTTCCGTCCTTCAAGGCCTTTGACACCAGCGCCCGGGCGGGTGGATATGTTGCCAACCGATTTTTGACTGGTATCCGTCCTCAGGAGTACTACTTTCATTGTATGGCTGGTCGAGAAGGCCTTATCGACACGGCTGTCAAGACTAGTCGATCTGGTTATCTCCAGCGATGTTTGATTAAGCATCTCGAAGGTGTAAAGGTCCATTACGATCACACCGTACGAGACAGCGACTCTTCTGTATTACAGTTCCTCTATGGTGAAGATTCGCTTGATGTGACCAAGCAGACCCACCTGAACAAGTTCGATTTCGCAGCCGCCAACCATCTTTCTTTACTTAATAAGGTTCGACCAGGAGACATTGCAGGAAAGGTGTCTGACGAGGCCCTTTCTCACATGAAGAAAGCCCTCAAGAAGCCCCACAAGCATGTTCCTGCTCTTTCCGAATACTCGCCATCCCGATATATTGGTAGCATGTCCGAGGCTTATGCCAAGAAGCTGAACAACTACATCGAAGACAACAAGCTCGGATACATCacgaagaagggagagagcAAAGCTAGTCCTTATACGAGCGAAAGAGTTCCAGAGAAAGAGTTTTTGGGCCTGGCTAGAGCTCGATATATGAGGAGTTTGGTGGAGCCCGGAGAAGCTGTTGGTTTGTTAGCTAGTCAAGGTGTCGGTGAACCATCCACACAGATGACATTAAACACTTTCCATTTAGCTGGTGAGAATTTCGCGCGCGCACATATCGAGAATAACCAGCTGATATATTTTACAGGTCACGGTGCTGCCAACGTCACCCTTGGTATTCCTCGTCTGCGAGAAATCGTCATGACTGCCTCCTCCAAACCGACCACTCCTACTATGAAACTTCCTCTACGAGAACACATTTCCGACAAGGACATCGAGACTTTTGTCAAGCAAGTCTCGCGGCTTACTCTTTCCGAAGTTGTGGAGCGGGTTACTGTCACCGAACGTCTATCGTCCAAGTCTTCCGAATCCGACTCTCGTCAGCGTAAATACACTGTTCTACTTGAGTTCTACCCCCCCGAAGAGTATGGTACAGAATACGAGATTACTTCCGAACAACTTCACGAAAGTTTGGCTTGGCATTTTGCTCCTAGactcaagaaggaaatcCAGAACGAGATTAGGAGAGTAGCCAAGAccaaagagcaagaagccCAGGTCGGAAAAGGTCGCAAGGTCCGAGTTGGTGGTGACGAAggggacgaggaggaagttgaTAGGGAACCTGATGTCAGGAGAAGGGGGCGCGACGACGAGTTGGACAACGACGATGAGGACTCCTATCAACTCAAACGTGCGGCTCAAGCCAAGCAACACGAGTATGAGGCGGACTCCGATGCCGATTCTGGCGTTGCAGACCTCGAGGACTTTGTGGAaaaggagctcgaggaggatgacgaggaagatgtggaagatgacgccgcagagaaggcaaagaaggacCAGAAGGCGGATGACTGGGCCGAATTGTTCAAGCTTGCTAGCAAGTATGCGACAACATTCAGCTTTGACGGTCACAGTGGAAAGTCGGCTCAGTTTGACCTTGAAGTGAGTGGCAGCATCTGCTGTGCATTACTTGACTAACCATTGATTATAGTTCCCTGCGAGTGCACCCaagttgttgttggtcgATATTATTGAGAGAACTTGTCGAGCTTCGGTTGTTCACGAAATCGAGAACATTGGCAGGTGCATGAAGATTTTCTCCGATAAAGGAGAGTTCACGGTGAGTTTCAAGGCTTGTAATTGTAGCCAAGTGCTTTAAGTGCTAATGACGAGTCAGCGATCACTCATTACTGAGGGCTCTAATCTCAGAGGCATGTGGGCCCTCGCTGATGAGCTTGTCGACCTTGACAGGCTCTCCTCCAACGATATCTACGCGATCCTTCAAACTTTCGGTGTCGAAGCTGCCCGTCGAGCCATCATTGATGAAGTGTCAAGCGTATTCGGAGCTTATGGTATTGCTGTTGACTACAGACATCTAACCATCATCGCCGATTACATGGTATGTTGAACGTGTTAAGACGTACCAAACTTCTCACTGATGTTTTGTTCAGACTCATGCCGGTGGTTTCAGGCCATTCAACCGTACTGGTATCTCCGCCAAGTCTTCACCGTTACTCAAAGCGTCTTTTGAAACAACTGTTGCCTTCCTGTCCGAGGCCACCCTCCACGGTGACTTTGATGACCTGACGAGCCCCGCAGCCAAGATTGTGATGGGTAAACCTAGTGCGAGCGGTACTGGTGCTTTTGACATACGTGCTCCTACAAGATTATAGCGAGGGCTGTTTAATAAGAAAGGAAGCCTTTTAACTTCGACATTTGTAAAAGATTGTGTGCAATAGATTTTGGTACATAGTGCATGGATATGGGATTGCCTTCCCGCTTGCGTTAAAAGAGCGCTGTTACATTATGGTACATCCATCCTCGTTGCCTAAAATTCCCAGATCCTGACAGGACAATTGTCAATGTCTCTTCAGGGGATCCATCCGGAACAACTCACAAAACCCTCGGGTAAATCTCCCATCACCTCTTTAGGAGGGCCCCCAAGATCTTGCATCTCAGACACAAGCCTGGCAATATCCTTCCCATCTTTTTCGTCAGTGTAACCTGGTTTTTTAAACGTTTCAACTATCTGGGTAACCAATGTGTATTGTTGATGATATTTGGCAATGTCCTCTGGTGATGTATCCGGCGGCGGAGACTTAAGATATGGTGGATACTAAAAGGCAGAGGCATTAATCGTTGATCCGCAATTCGTTAACGTTCAACGTACCTTGACAGCCAGTTCGCTCATGGGTTCCTCCAACACCTCTTTAGTCATGAGTTGAGTCATCATTCCTTCTAGTATGCCCTCAAAAtcctcttcgcctccttcctccccaagGTTCATCCCCTTCAAAAGATCTGGATCTCCTCCTAACGATGCAAAGAGCGAAGCAATATCGTTTTGCCCGTCCTTAGCCGCCGAGGACCTGGCACCGCTATTTCGACCAGCAGACTTGAGGGATTCAAGAGTTTTACGAAGTGTGTCTTCATAAGAAGGTTTCGGAGCTGTGCCATTCAATGAGTGTTCGGATGAGGCTTTCTCCTTACTCCTAGAAGACTTGCCCTCGTCCAAGCCTAACGCAGCAAGTCCTTCGCCCGACAGTAACGTATCCACAGCATTTTGCCAGgccgcttcttctgcctctttcGATAGTGGCGATGGCTCTACTGACCCGGAACTACCCATCCTAGGATCAGTCGGCTTTGAGCTACCGTCGCCTCCTATGTCAGGCATAACTCCCGGAGGATGATCACCTGCTAGTTGACGCAAGAGTGATTCCATTCCTTGCATCAAAGAGGCTTCGAaatcttcgtcatcctccccCGGTGGTGGAGTTGACGGTCTGGGTTGTGTTGCAGAAGGTAATGACGCGTCTCTCTGAAGGGTAGAAGCAGACGGGCGAGAATTTTGGAATGATTCGAGGACATCTGTTGTAGTATTGTTAGCAAATGCCATAAGCGCATCGGTAGCGGGGATCATCTCACTGTCAAGGTCGGACagatcctcctcttcctcctcttcatcgactTGGGGATCCCTATATTGGTGCTTTGAAGACTCATCCATTATATGCGACGGCGGCGAGGATATAAGACAATCTATAAGTTTACTAAGTAACTGACAAAAAACGGAGCTCGCTTTTGTTCGTTGTGCACTAGCGATTCGTTGTATCATCCCAGTCGCCGGAAGCTCTTGCTACAACTAACCGGTGTTTACGTATTCAATTCAGCTACGTAGTAAGCTGCAAAAAAGTCTTGTACAGAGATACTCTGACACTTTCGTGCTTAGTTTCATGCAAAACTTTTAGCCAGATAACACGAGCACATAACAAAACTCGAATATAAGCTATGCATAAATAGTTACAACAGAAATCTAGTCCTCATCCATGCCGTCGGCCCCAGatgtcttcctcttcttcccatccctgaCCTTCAgccccttcatctttctaCCCTGCATCTTTGCCAGATCCTGCTTGCCTATGTGTATTCTGCCAACCTTATCTCCCATTTCGTCAGTCTCGatattcttcctcttctttcccagaCCCTTCTCAACATCGCTCTTGGCAATCTTGGGCCTCTTAAGAGCTGCTTTcatcatttcttcatcaggTTCTTGGAGTCTTCTGACAACAAAGTCGATTGAAGGACCCATCTCCGTAAGCTGGATTCGGGGCACACGAGTACCAGAAGGGATGAGCTTAACAGTGTAGACCCGGAAGTGAacttgaggaagaggagtcGTGTCAGACACGGGTCCAGCAGTAATAGAGATGACATGTTCCAAAGTGGTAAGCAATGGCGCTTCGGTGATGGGGTGACCGTTATACAAGTCAAGGAGCTGAGATTTGAGCTGCTGATAGGTGGGGTGGGTGTCGAATAGGTCAGAATGGAAGACCATCATTGGTTTCACACCGAGAGAAGATTTAAGAGTCTGCAGCAAACGTTGTGAGCGTTGAAATGCGACGAACTGTAAAGACACTTACAGGAAATTCAGACATGGCCTTGAACCCTTCAACACCAAGCTCAATTTGATCCAACACACGACCGTCGAACATTCGAGAGAACACCAGGTTGTGCGGGCGCTTCTTGCTGTGAAGGCCAGTTACAAACAGACTCGCATCATTTTTTCCGGCAAAAAACTCAAGAGAGGAGGCGTCGTCAAAGGGATGGATGTCGTTCTTTCGGGAAAAGTTGATGGCATGAGGTCTCTTGAGAGAGTACTGCAATGGAACAGACAATCAATGAAAAGCGAAGATATCGACAAGTAGGAAAACACTTACAAGATCCTTCATGACATTTCGAACTTTGTCACTTGAGTTTTGACCGCGGACAAAGATAGCTGTCTTGTCATTTTCTACAATCTGAggctctctcttctccaaagcACGCTTGACACGAGCGTTTTTAGGCTTGCTGATGGTAAACGAAAGTTAGCATGCTCTTTGACGATACTGCTTCTTGAGGATGTACTCACATGGTCCTTAGCATGGACATATTGACGAATATAATATGTCAGGAAGCAGGTAAATGGTGAAATACAACGCAGAATGCAAGACAAACACCCTGTGAGAACAGGTCGCTTCACAATTTTTCAAGATTTACTTGTAGCCATGTGCGGAGCCCCACGTCGGTGTAGAGAAAATTCAGTGgcaaaaaataaataatacAAAAAGTAGATCAAGGAATGGGATTTGACCGCGCGCCTCGAAAGGCAGGTTGAATCGATATTTCAATTGACTGATACGCTACGCGGCCCATCGAAACGTAACTACGTCGCATTTACATCTTAAGCCATAATATGTTTGTatcttgagcttgtcaTTCCTTCGATGCGGTGATCTTTTGTACGCAGGCCTGTTCTGTCCTCATTGATTGCTTGGTCTTCCGCATCATTACTCACTCTCTCCGCCCTGCAGTAACCTCAAGTAtcgtttttcttcttgcaAACGTGATTATCATCAGCCAGCTTTTCCG from Cryptococcus neoformans var. neoformans B-3501A chromosome 4, whole genome shotgun sequence includes:
- a CDS encoding hypothetical protein (HMMPfam hit to Synaptobrevin, Synaptobrevin, score: 81.2, E(): 2.7e-21) gives rise to the protein MVRSTTIFRVHDALPLAASVDDESTEKALTEYKQQSKLIFRRLNANSEPACSIESGAYTLHYLIVDKVIYMCICDNSYPRKLAFSYLDELSKEFQRSYGDKIDGATRPYAFMGFDTFIGKTTRLYRDSRSLTQGGGPAAPNSRLDQLNENLKDVTQIMTKNMEDLLWRGDSLDRMSQLSTSLRSESAKYRKAARNINLEALIRKWAPIGGIAFFIILFIWWRFF
- a CDS encoding hypothetical protein (HMMPfam hit to RNA_pol_Rpb1_1, RNA polymerase Rpb1, domain 1, score: -16.0, E(): 5.7e-11; HMMPfam hit to RNA_pol_Rpb1_2, RNA polymerase Rpb1, domain 2, score: 326.6, E(): 3.5e-95; HMMPfam hit to RNA_pol_Rpb1_3, RNA polymerase Rpb1, domain 3, score: 167.6, E(): 2.6e-47; HMMPfam hit to RNA_pol_Rpb1_4, RNA polymerase Rpb1, domain 4, score: 92.1, E(): 1.4e-24; HMMPfam hit to RNA_pol_Rpb1_5, RNA polymerase Rpb1, domain 5, score: 303.5, E(): 3.3e-88), with amino-acid sequence MDISHSIHSEVSSLSFSFLSADDIKAISVKKVDNPILLDNLNLPTRGGLYDPKLGPMGSRDLCETCHLSYFACPGHFGHIELPTPVYHPLFMNQCYHLLRGVCLYCHHFKMPEIVATSYVARLRLLDAGLLTESHEVAALFDNAIGKSSRHRDTDEDEDAEGDVDMDAPAPQTIESAAEFMVRIEAYVYHHLKLAKQNAGGSDSKVEDGYKDGLVFEERKKLLHEFGKKIWNRCTRCTAYGNTFRKEKAIKIIEYDLTPKQKLANKLSNLRRPDVLAASGKYSSKQRRSEGDIDEGIEMDSDKSSVSEGEGESLDEEEEEEQDVGQTVAKTASGQVKGTRGRHERVMSPAEVRAHLRLLFDKEPRICRLIYGRHGNPAALSSVAPPPLADMFFMEVVPVTPTRFRPAARMGDELFENSQNSLLTAVLSTCQRIQKLNQDLINQAKAERGEHVLDAVAKAQGGRTFELLLEALIKLQHDVNSFVDSTKNPAVMRQGKLPPPGVKQLLEKKEGLFRKHMMGKRVNYAARSVISPDINIETNEIGIPPVFAKKLTYPEPVTQQNVAELRQLVINGPKIHPGAALVQNEDGTQISLDKLTLDQRISLANQLLTPQGSEDNIGAASIGPAAKNKKVYRHIRDGDIVILNRQPTLHKPSMMCHRVKVLLGEKTIRMHYANCNSYNADFDGDEMNIHFPQNEVARAEAQMIANTDNQYLVPTSGGPLRGLIQDHVVAGVWMCNKSSFFTREQYFQLIYGALRTENNYTGRSRIITLPPAIFKPKPLWTGKQIMSTILTNLTPSNAKGLNLTSRNKVQNKLWRRDDSSDPAMSEENVIFLDGHLVCGVLDKSQYGASGYGLVHSVHELYGPYIANRLLGVLSRLLTKYLQHDAFSCRMDDLILTAEGEKIRKDILDKASGDGAIAAMKYVGLPEGSKIEDPDTAKNLAIRLEEILRDDHLMAGLDAVMQSAFNKTTSKINNDVLPDHLVRPFPDNNMQMMTISGAKGSKVNASQISTLLGQQALEGRRVPTMVSGKTLPSFKAFDTSARAGGYVANRFLTGIRPQEYYFHCMAGREGLIDTAVKTSRSGYLQRCLIKHLEGVKVHYDHTVRDSDSSVLQFLYGEDSLDVTKQTHLNKFDFAAANHLSLLNKVRPGDIAGKVSDEALSHMKKALKKPHKHVPALSEYSPSRYIGSMSEAYAKKLNNYIEDNKLGYITKKGESKASPYTSERVPEKEFLGLARARYMRSLVEPGEAVGLLASQGVGEPSTQMTLNTFHLAGHGAANVTLGIPRLREIVMTASSKPTTPTMKLPLREHISDKDIETFVKQVSRLTLSEVVERVTVTERLSSKSSESDSRQRKYTVLLEFYPPEEYGTEYEITSEQLHESLAWHFAPRLKKEIQNEIRRVAKTKEQEAQVGKGRKVRVGGDEGDEEEVDREPDVRRRGRDDELDNDDEDSYQLKRAAQAKQHEYEADSDADSGVADLEDFVEKELEEDDEEDVEDDAAEKAKKDQKADDWAELFKLASKYATTFSFDGHSGKSAQFDLEFPASAPKLLLVDIIERTCRASVVHEIENIGRCMKIFSDKGEFTRSLITEGSNLRGMWALADELVDLDRLSSNDIYAILQTFGVEAARRAIIDEVSSVFGAYGIAVDYRHLTIIADYMTHAGGFRPFNRTGISAKSSPLLKASFETTVAFLSEATLHGDFDDLTSPAAKIVMGKPSASGTGAFDIRAPTRL
- a CDS encoding hypothetical protein (HMMPfam hit to Pex19, Pex19 protein family, score: 33.7, E(): 2e-08) — encoded protein: MDESSKHQYRDPQVDEEEEEEDLSDLDSEMIPATDALMAFANNTTTDVLESFQNSRPSASTLQRDASLPSATQPRPSTPPPGEDDEDFEASLMQGMESLLRQLAGDHPPGVMPDIGGDGSSKPTDPRMGSSGSVEPSPLSKEAEEAAWQNAVDTLLSGEGLAALGLDEGKSSRSKEKASSEHSLNGTAPKPSYEDTLRKTLESLKSAGRNSGARSSAAKDGQNDIASLFASLGGDPDLLKGMNLGEEGGEEDFEGILEGMMTQLMTKEVLEEPMSELAVKSPPPDTSPEDIAKYHQQYTLVTQIVETFKKPGYTDEKDGKDIARLVSEMQDLGGPPKEVMGDLPEGFDLGILGNEDGCTIM
- a CDS encoding hypothetical protein (HMMPfam hit to Brix, Brix domain, score: 151.8, E(): 1.5e-42), which gives rise to MSMLRTIKPKNARVKRALEKREPQIVENDKTAIFVRGQNSSDKVRNVMKDLYSLKRPHAINFSRKNDIHPFDDASSLEFFAGKNDASLFVTGLHSKKRPHNLVFSRMFDGRVLDQIELGVEGFKAMSEFPTLKSSLGVKPMMVFHSDLFDTHPTYQQLKSQLLDLYNGHPITEAPLLTTLEHVISITAGPVSDTTPLPQVHFRVYTVKLIPSGTRVPRIQLTEMGPSIDFVVRRLQEPDEEMMKAALKRPKIAKSDVEKGLGKKRKNIETDEMGDKVGRIHIGKQDLAKMQGRKMKGLKVRDGKKRKTSGADGMDED